A part of Leptospira congkakensis genomic DNA contains:
- a CDS encoding pyridoxal phosphate-dependent aminotransferase: MDFANRMYGIDSSPIRKAFELARSIQNPINLSIGQPHFPCPPNIIEVLTKAAQDGKTSYTLTGGIPELKSAMAEKYRTQNKISYAHEDRILVTSGISSALFLLFNALVNEGDECLVISPYFLMYPAMLKFYGGKVVPLEESFKPEDLESLKSRKFKLIIFSNPSNPTGKVLSKEQLRALANLAESTGAYLISDEIYELFDYDKQFFSIGSEYEKTITLTGFSKTYNMTGLRLATILAEDKVIKALTTLQQYTVVCAPSITQWAGIEALKTDMSAYIQDYKEKRDFVYDSLKDYYPIQKSGGAFYSFFQVPVTDEEFIQRAVKKDLILVPGFIFCDQKNFVRLSFATEWDTLKRGMKALQELSKES; encoded by the coding sequence ATGGATTTCGCAAATAGAATGTATGGGATTGATTCCTCCCCTATCCGCAAGGCTTTTGAGCTAGCACGGAGTATCCAAAACCCGATCAATTTGAGTATCGGCCAACCGCACTTTCCTTGCCCACCTAACATTATCGAGGTTTTAACAAAAGCGGCACAGGACGGGAAAACCTCTTATACCTTAACTGGTGGGATTCCTGAATTAAAATCAGCAATGGCCGAGAAATACCGAACACAAAACAAAATTTCTTATGCCCATGAAGACCGGATCCTTGTTACCTCAGGAATTTCTTCTGCTTTGTTTTTACTCTTCAATGCACTGGTGAACGAAGGGGATGAATGTTTAGTGATCTCCCCTTACTTTTTAATGTATCCTGCGATGTTAAAGTTCTATGGTGGTAAAGTAGTTCCCTTAGAAGAAAGTTTCAAACCAGAGGATTTAGAATCATTAAAATCCAGGAAATTCAAACTTATCATTTTTTCCAATCCTTCCAATCCTACGGGTAAAGTTCTTTCGAAAGAACAACTCCGAGCCCTCGCGAACTTAGCGGAATCGACAGGTGCTTATCTGATCAGTGATGAAATTTATGAACTCTTTGATTATGATAAACAGTTTTTTTCGATTGGCTCTGAGTATGAAAAAACCATCACACTCACTGGTTTTTCCAAAACCTATAATATGACAGGGCTTAGGCTTGCGACCATTCTTGCCGAGGACAAGGTGATCAAAGCCCTTACCACCTTACAGCAGTACACTGTTGTTTGTGCCCCTTCCATTACCCAATGGGCGGGAATCGAAGCACTCAAAACAGATATGAGTGCTTACATCCAGGACTATAAAGAAAAACGCGACTTTGTTTATGATTCCTTAAAAGACTATTATCCCATCCAAAAATCGGGTGGGGCTTTTTATTCCTTTTTCCAAGTTCCAGTCACTGATGAAGAGTTCATCCAAAGAGCCGTTAAAAAAGATCTAATCTTAGTTCCTGGATTTATCTTTTGTGATCAAAAGAATTTTGTGCGACTTTCCTTTGCCACGGAATGGGATACTTTGAAACGAGGGATGAAAGCCTTACAGGAACTTTCTAAGGAAAGTTAA
- a CDS encoding prepilin peptidase encodes MDESIWLSLWTLSTYGILFFFGGALASFYTTLAERILTYCYGKKRKETTGFKRWKIIFAKPSHCPSCGHLVTKTNLTPILGWFFTKGKCKSCETNLPKLYPLTEFLFGLIAIFVFFVSEDIFGTLFLLFLFGHLLISMMTDVAKFSLDYENLPFIIGFAFLSNYFLFGEAGNLESIWVFLGFLGFYLLIYLLFRGGTGLGDVLFSPTFAAIAGNPFWILYFNSAYLLAVGFSFLLRKKGEPLKGKKIPMGLYFSLGLFLTYFSKLLIHYYNWEGFPIDGTIK; translated from the coding sequence ATGGACGAATCGATTTGGTTATCACTTTGGACCCTCTCGACCTATGGAATCCTATTTTTTTTTGGAGGGGCTTTAGCTAGTTTTTACACAACACTCGCAGAAAGAATCCTCACTTATTGTTATGGCAAAAAAAGAAAAGAAACAACTGGTTTCAAACGTTGGAAAATCATTTTCGCAAAACCAAGCCATTGTCCATCTTGCGGGCATTTGGTGACAAAAACAAACCTCACCCCTATTTTGGGATGGTTTTTCACAAAAGGAAAATGTAAGTCTTGTGAAACCAATCTTCCCAAACTCTATCCACTCACAGAATTTCTTTTTGGACTGATTGCCATCTTTGTATTTTTTGTTTCAGAAGATATTTTTGGAACCCTCTTCCTACTTTTTTTATTTGGACACCTACTCATCTCCATGATGACAGATGTGGCAAAATTTTCTTTGGATTATGAAAACCTTCCCTTTATCATAGGTTTTGCTTTCCTTTCCAACTATTTCTTGTTTGGTGAAGCCGGTAATCTTGAATCAATTTGGGTCTTTTTAGGATTTTTAGGGTTTTATCTTTTGATTTATCTTTTGTTCCGTGGTGGCACTGGTCTTGGTGATGTCCTTTTTTCTCCTACTTTCGCTGCCATTGCCGGAAATCCCTTTTGGATTTTGTATTTTAATTCTGCTTATTTACTTGCTGTCGGATTTAGTTTTCTTTTACGAAAAAAAGGCGAACCCTTAAAAGGGAAAAAAATTCCTATGGGTCTGTATTTTTCCCTCGGACTATTTTTAACTTATTTTTCAAAACTACTGATCCACTACTACAACTGGGAGGGATTTCCAATCGATGGAACCATTAAATGA
- the pdxH gene encoding pyridoxamine 5'-phosphate oxidase, whose product MEPLNELPHMRKLYTRSVLSEETAGSDPLKLFSLWFSEAKEEGEAEPNAMSLATVNKTGQPSVRIVLLKGLIRDEFQFFTNYDSDKGKDIAENHHVALNFFWPKLERQIRIEGRATRVSKEESDTYFAVRPRESQIGALTSNQSSVVPSREYLEEKFASLTKEWEGKEIPKPENWGGYSVFPTKIEFWQGRVGRLHDRISFERIESSWKRSRLSP is encoded by the coding sequence ATGGAACCATTAAATGAATTACCACATATGAGAAAACTCTACACTCGCTCCGTTCTCTCTGAAGAAACAGCAGGTTCTGATCCCTTAAAATTATTTAGTCTTTGGTTTTCGGAAGCAAAAGAAGAAGGAGAAGCAGAACCAAATGCAATGAGCCTTGCCACGGTAAACAAAACAGGCCAACCTTCGGTGCGCATTGTTTTACTCAAAGGCCTGATCCGTGATGAGTTTCAGTTTTTTACCAATTATGATTCTGATAAAGGTAAAGATATTGCTGAGAACCACCATGTGGCACTCAATTTCTTTTGGCCAAAACTCGAAAGACAAATCAGAATCGAAGGCCGTGCTACCCGCGTATCCAAAGAAGAATCAGATACTTATTTTGCCGTTAGACCCAGAGAATCCCAAATCGGAGCCCTTACATCAAATCAAAGTTCGGTGGTCCCATCGAGAGAATACTTAGAAGAGAAATTTGCCTCTCTTACAAAAGAGTGGGAAGGAAAAGAAATTCCTAAACCTGAAAACTGGGGTGGGTATTCTGTATTCCCTACCAAAATCGAGTTTTGGCAAGGAAGGGTGGGACGTTTGCACGATCGGATTTCCTTTGAAAGAATCGAATCGAGTTGGAAACGAAGTCGTTTATCTCCATAG
- a CDS encoding bifunctional 3,4-dihydroxy-2-butanone-4-phosphate synthase/GTP cyclohydrolase II, whose product MIRPIEEAIEEIRQGKMIILVDSEDRENEGDLVCASEFADKDKINFMATHGRGLICVPMERERLQGLGLGKMVDDLTLGDKHGTAFTVSVDAKHGTSTGISAHDRAKTVEVLLDPKTKSEDLVRPGHLFPLQAVTGGVLRRAGHTEAAVDLSKLAGLYPSGVICEIMNDDGSMARIPDLEKFAKTHGLNIYTIEDLIRYRRHKEKLIHLEVEASLPTEFGDFKIKAYSTQIDDKVHMALVKGEIDPEKPVLVRVHSECLTGDIFSSQRCDCGPQLHNALRMIEKEGTGVLLYMRQEGRGIGIINKLKAYSLQEGGLDTVEANEKLGFAPDLREYGIGAQILRDIGVKQMKLITNNPRKIVGLEGYNLHVTERVPIEIDPVEENTRYLQTKKTKLGHLLNLHG is encoded by the coding sequence ATGATACGTCCGATCGAAGAAGCAATCGAAGAAATCCGCCAAGGCAAAATGATCATTCTTGTCGACTCTGAAGACAGAGAAAACGAAGGTGATTTGGTTTGTGCCTCAGAATTTGCGGACAAAGACAAAATTAACTTTATGGCAACCCACGGTCGGGGTCTTATCTGCGTCCCGATGGAAAGAGAAAGATTACAGGGCTTAGGTCTTGGGAAGATGGTCGATGATCTGACATTGGGAGACAAACACGGAACTGCCTTTACCGTATCAGTGGATGCCAAACATGGAACCTCTACGGGAATCTCGGCACATGACAGGGCAAAGACTGTGGAAGTCCTTCTTGATCCTAAAACAAAATCTGAAGATTTAGTTCGGCCTGGGCATTTATTTCCTTTGCAAGCGGTGACAGGCGGAGTGTTACGAAGGGCAGGTCATACAGAGGCAGCAGTCGACTTGTCAAAGTTAGCGGGTCTTTACCCGAGTGGTGTCATTTGTGAGATTATGAATGACGACGGCTCAATGGCTCGGATTCCTGACTTGGAAAAATTTGCTAAAACTCATGGACTCAATATTTATACGATAGAAGATTTAATTCGTTATAGAAGGCATAAAGAAAAATTAATTCATTTGGAAGTGGAAGCAAGTTTACCAACGGAGTTTGGTGATTTTAAAATCAAAGCCTATTCCACACAAATTGATGATAAAGTCCACATGGCACTTGTGAAAGGTGAGATCGATCCCGAGAAACCGGTACTGGTTCGTGTTCATAGTGAATGTTTGACGGGAGATATTTTTTCGTCACAACGTTGTGATTGTGGCCCCCAACTTCATAATGCCCTCCGTATGATTGAAAAAGAAGGGACAGGTGTTCTTCTTTATATGCGCCAAGAAGGACGTGGAATTGGAATCATCAACAAACTAAAAGCCTATTCCTTACAAGAAGGTGGCCTTGATACTGTCGAAGCCAATGAAAAATTAGGATTTGCTCCTGACTTACGTGAGTATGGAATTGGCGCTCAAATTTTACGAGATATCGGGGTGAAACAAATGAAACTCATCACGAATAACCCTCGTAAGATTGTGGGCCTTGAAGGTTACAATTTGCACGTAACGGAAAGAGTTCCGATTGAGATTGATCCTGTAGAAGAGAACACTCGGTATTTGCAAACTAAAAAAACGAAGTTAGGGCACTTACTCAATCTTCACGGTTGA
- a CDS encoding STAS domain-containing protein, with translation MELKLNTTGKIKTIEIAGKFDIESTEEFESIFAKLIEPNPSVVSIEMGRLDYIDSSGIGSLIKSLNSLKNKKGKLILVGMKPMIQNVFKLAKLDMFFEIMSSSDFQSKYVDDDSDSEIDDLLKRN, from the coding sequence GTGGAACTGAAACTGAACACAACAGGAAAGATCAAAACCATTGAAATTGCAGGTAAATTTGACATTGAGTCCACAGAAGAGTTTGAATCTATTTTTGCGAAATTGATAGAACCAAACCCAAGTGTTGTTTCCATTGAAATGGGTCGTTTGGATTATATCGACTCCTCCGGAATTGGTTCTCTCATCAAAAGTCTAAACTCTCTCAAAAACAAAAAAGGCAAACTCATTCTTGTGGGAATGAAACCAATGATTCAAAATGTTTTTAAATTAGCAAAACTTGATATGTTTTTTGAGATTATGAGTTCCTCGGATTTTCAAAGCAAATATGTTGATGACGATTCTGATTCCGAGATCGACGATCTCTTAAAAAGAAACTAA
- a CDS encoding riboflavin synthase, whose product MFTGLVETLGKVVAIEPIDSGIQFTIQTEWENPDLKTGDSIAINGACMTVTEFTDLGNLFKFYASFKSLEITNLSRLGEGFSVNLERAMSLGQRFGGHMVQGHVDGMAKVVSRKQIEAEVEEFWVEIPEELRRYFVKKGSVTLDGISLTVVDVKDGNIQLILIPETMEKTNAGSWKKDQRLNVEVDVLAKYIENYLSQRSGS is encoded by the coding sequence ATGTTTACAGGTCTTGTCGAAACCCTTGGAAAAGTTGTCGCAATCGAACCGATTGACTCTGGTATTCAATTTACAATTCAAACAGAATGGGAAAATCCAGATCTCAAAACAGGAGACTCCATCGCCATCAATGGGGCTTGTATGACTGTTACTGAATTTACGGATCTAGGAAATTTATTCAAATTCTATGCTTCGTTTAAGTCTTTAGAAATCACCAACTTATCAAGATTAGGTGAAGGATTCTCTGTGAATTTAGAAAGGGCGATGTCTCTCGGACAACGTTTTGGCGGACATATGGTCCAAGGCCATGTGGATGGAATGGCAAAAGTTGTTAGTCGCAAACAAATTGAAGCGGAAGTAGAAGAGTTTTGGGTGGAGATCCCTGAAGAACTTCGACGTTATTTTGTAAAAAAAGGATCCGTCACTTTGGATGGGATTAGCCTTACAGTTGTGGATGTAAAGGATGGAAATATCCAACTGATCTTAATTCCGGAAACAATGGAAAAAACCAATGCAGGTTCCTGGAAAAAAGACCAAAGATTGAATGTAGAAGTGGATGTACTCGCTAAGTACATCGAAAACTATTTGAGTCAAAGGTCTGGTTCTTAG
- a CDS encoding bifunctional diaminohydroxyphosphoribosylaminopyrimidine deaminase/5-amino-6-(5-phosphoribosylamino)uracil reductase, giving the protein MNAEKRKETYSLHSLLGFLAMGKTGANPPVSAVLTNLEGSILASAHTQNFGGNHAERELYSRYPISQTTDLKENKNSEPSDLTNSNQTNEILSVSLEPCTHFGKTPPCRDLVIERKPKEIKLGWKDPNPLVVSGDWETYTKAGITVGLDPMLAKVSLPYLQGFLTRIQTGRPWIWIKSATSKEGNFASSDKKRERVSSEEIDLSLQLLRAKVDAIAVGPGTVVSDSPSLHFRISEEMILSHKPGIRITELEPFFEAGSGLVSSILQYGKDTTEIHRLEENLYQPYRVFCLDLKHLPTDEFFRKQIELTEMMGEKKCIFFILSEEDIESFDPKLENHIQSLSKFEGVCIKPDDAVKFLEILGDLGINTLLCEAGNFFPSFLAEELTETDRILEIRNENKSLPDGIPFVFQNELLISEYQVGSNRIFIRKLKGSV; this is encoded by the coding sequence ATGAATGCAGAGAAACGAAAGGAAACTTATTCTCTGCATTCCCTACTTGGGTTTTTGGCAATGGGAAAAACCGGCGCCAATCCTCCTGTCTCTGCAGTATTAACCAATCTCGAAGGATCGATTCTCGCAAGTGCTCATACCCAAAACTTTGGGGGAAATCATGCAGAAAGAGAACTTTATTCTCGTTATCCAATCTCCCAAACGACAGATCTAAAAGAAAATAAAAATTCGGAACCAAGTGACCTTACGAATTCAAACCAAACAAACGAAATTCTTTCTGTTAGTTTAGAACCTTGTACCCATTTTGGAAAAACACCACCTTGCCGTGATTTGGTGATCGAAAGAAAGCCAAAGGAAATCAAACTAGGTTGGAAAGATCCAAACCCTCTCGTTGTATCCGGAGATTGGGAAACTTATACAAAGGCTGGAATTACTGTAGGCCTGGATCCAATGCTCGCCAAGGTATCTCTTCCTTATTTACAAGGATTTCTCACAAGAATTCAGACAGGGCGTCCCTGGATTTGGATTAAATCCGCTACTTCCAAGGAAGGAAATTTTGCTTCTTCGGATAAAAAAAGGGAAAGGGTGAGTTCAGAAGAAATAGATCTCTCCTTGCAGCTGTTACGTGCTAAGGTAGATGCCATTGCCGTTGGCCCTGGGACGGTGGTTTCTGATTCGCCCTCTCTTCATTTCCGGATCTCAGAGGAAATGATACTTTCCCACAAACCAGGAATACGGATCACAGAATTAGAACCTTTTTTTGAAGCTGGCTCGGGACTTGTTTCCTCTATCTTACAATATGGAAAAGATACAACTGAAATTCATCGTTTGGAGGAAAACCTCTACCAACCGTATCGTGTATTCTGTTTAGATCTAAAACATCTACCCACTGACGAGTTCTTTAGAAAACAAATAGAACTCACTGAAATGATGGGTGAAAAAAAATGTATTTTTTTTATTTTATCGGAAGAGGATATAGAATCTTTTGATCCGAAGTTAGAGAATCATATTCAATCACTTTCTAAGTTTGAAGGTGTTTGTATCAAACCGGATGACGCGGTGAAATTTTTGGAGATTTTGGGTGATCTCGGGATCAATACTTTGTTATGCGAGGCTGGGAATTTTTTTCCTTCCTTTTTAGCAGAGGAACTTACGGAAACAGATCGAATTCTTGAGATTCGGAATGAAAATAAATCTCTACCAGACGGAATTCCTTTTGTTTTTCAGAATGAACTTCTGATTTCTGAATACCAAGTCGGGTCCAATCGTATTTTTATTAGAAAACTAAAAGGGAGTGTTTAG
- the secF gene encoding protein translocase subunit SecF: MYNINFTKYKYFTLSFSLFLIVAGFVVTFVKYGGFAHSLDFNGGLRTVVELPADKSRNDLDNYFQSKNIEAVVILLEKDKNIYQLDIGLGSLDTIESLYQEIPEVNRETSTSAIDRFVQLLRYEYKLPKEKVLSADQVGAVVGGELTEVGITLLLTTLAIILLYLSIRSQFKFALASAIALVHDILMTLALIGFLQIKPSVPIIAALLTLLGYSINDKIVVFDRIRENSHGKDNLALSNVINVSISQTLGRTINTSFTTMISVVAIIVGGAAELYDFAFVLLFGVLVGTYSSIYIAAPISEIYDQLRKKRFT; encoded by the coding sequence ATGTATAATATCAATTTTACAAAGTATAAATACTTTACTCTTAGCTTTTCACTTTTCCTGATTGTTGCCGGATTCGTTGTCACCTTCGTTAAGTATGGTGGGTTTGCGCATTCCCTGGATTTTAATGGTGGGCTTAGGACTGTTGTAGAACTTCCTGCCGACAAATCTCGTAACGACTTGGACAATTACTTCCAATCGAAAAACATTGAAGCAGTTGTGATCCTTTTAGAAAAAGATAAAAATATCTACCAATTGGATATTGGGCTTGGATCACTTGATACAATTGAATCTTTGTATCAAGAAATTCCAGAAGTAAACAGGGAAACTTCCACTTCGGCCATAGACCGATTTGTGCAACTCCTGCGTTACGAATACAAACTGCCTAAAGAAAAAGTTCTTTCTGCTGATCAAGTGGGTGCGGTAGTCGGCGGTGAGTTAACAGAAGTAGGGATCACTCTTCTTTTAACAACACTTGCCATCATACTTTTGTATTTGAGTATTCGTTCTCAGTTTAAGTTTGCTTTGGCATCAGCTATCGCACTGGTTCATGATATTTTGATGACTTTGGCACTAATCGGATTTTTACAAATCAAACCAAGTGTTCCTATCATTGCAGCCCTTCTTACCTTACTTGGTTATTCCATTAACGATAAAATCGTAGTATTTGATAGAATCAGAGAAAATTCACATGGAAAGGACAACTTAGCTCTTTCTAATGTGATCAATGTTTCTATTAGTCAAACATTAGGTAGAACCATCAATACATCCTTTACTACGATGATCTCTGTTGTGGCGATCATCGTGGGCGGGGCAGCGGAATTGTATGACTTTGCTTTTGTGCTTCTCTTTGGAGTACTTGTGGGAACATATTCTTCCATCTATATTGCGGCACCAATTTCTGAGATCTACGACCAACTCAGGAAAAAAAGATTTACATAA
- the secD gene encoding protein translocase subunit SecD yields MQSYRLLILPFLILAVSFTILYPNFADRSLKVVVREDVYSLPEAEQKVLVNGFFERWAKDYGKTSGWTIEPQGVLPPKENPSYTVTGRFITSAKINQISQENQSLVSESKNKLEPTWIENAIRGGKSLSIKLGLDLQGGMRVVLKGDFEDYTNKLKDLYAKELTELNVTLKNPTAKPEEKEKAKSRLAEIESSFDLSPMRKIVELEKAKMIIDNRLTTQNLTEPQVRIQKEQDAIEVSLPGVSNSAAILEILQNTETVEYRLEEPTPFVFKGLIADNERRMMDLGQRENTDIFLFQELVKSKAGKKAQDEFLENLEKKYNIPKDYKVYAMWARGNSAKSNLLPRSFVVLERKIALSGNDMTNAQPSYNSNSYGWMVSFTLTPNGAEKFFDLTSENRGRNLSIVWGDKVISNPVINDPIAGGRAEISGSFSEQEAIRLANVISEGALPIPLSVLEMRFIGPTLGIESIEVGVKAVAIGFFLVMIYMIFYYRLGGFIADISLLVNIIILAALLTLMDFTLTLPGIAGIILTAGMAVDANVIIYERIREEIEEGRALSIAVTRGFENAFWTIMDANVTTLIAGILMIRLGNGPIKGFAITLCWGIVTTLFTSLFLSRLFMELAVNRMGVHHLNLRPFFFGKKETTNV; encoded by the coding sequence TTGCAATCGTATCGACTATTGATTCTTCCTTTTTTGATTCTGGCGGTGTCCTTTACAATTTTGTATCCGAACTTTGCCGATCGCAGTTTAAAAGTTGTAGTAAGAGAGGACGTTTACTCTCTACCAGAAGCGGAACAAAAAGTTTTGGTAAATGGATTTTTTGAACGTTGGGCGAAAGACTATGGTAAAACTTCTGGTTGGACCATTGAACCTCAAGGCGTTCTTCCTCCTAAAGAAAACCCGTCATATACTGTGACAGGTAGGTTTATTACTTCTGCAAAAATAAACCAAATCTCACAAGAGAACCAATCACTAGTGAGTGAATCAAAAAACAAACTAGAACCAACTTGGATTGAAAATGCCATTCGTGGTGGAAAATCATTATCCATCAAATTGGGTCTCGACTTACAAGGTGGTATGCGAGTGGTTCTTAAAGGGGACTTTGAGGACTATACTAATAAACTCAAAGATCTTTATGCAAAAGAACTAACCGAACTAAACGTTACTCTTAAAAATCCAACGGCAAAACCAGAGGAGAAGGAAAAAGCAAAATCTAGACTCGCAGAAATAGAATCTAGTTTTGATCTTTCTCCCATGCGTAAAATTGTAGAGTTAGAAAAAGCAAAGATGATTATCGACAATCGTCTGACTACACAGAATCTAACAGAACCTCAGGTTCGTATCCAGAAAGAACAGGATGCAATAGAAGTATCTCTTCCTGGAGTTTCCAATTCAGCTGCCATCTTAGAAATTCTACAAAACACAGAAACTGTGGAATATCGTTTAGAAGAACCAACTCCTTTTGTTTTCAAAGGTTTGATTGCGGACAACGAACGTCGTATGATGGACCTCGGCCAAAGAGAAAATACTGATATTTTTCTTTTCCAAGAGTTAGTAAAAAGCAAAGCAGGGAAAAAAGCTCAAGACGAGTTTTTAGAAAACTTAGAAAAAAAATACAATATCCCTAAAGACTATAAAGTATATGCAATGTGGGCTCGTGGAAATTCCGCGAAGTCAAATTTGCTTCCTCGTAGTTTTGTTGTTTTGGAACGTAAAATTGCTCTTTCTGGTAATGATATGACCAATGCACAACCATCTTATAATTCTAATTCTTATGGTTGGATGGTAAGTTTTACTCTCACTCCGAATGGGGCAGAGAAGTTTTTTGATCTTACTTCTGAAAATCGTGGTCGTAACCTATCGATTGTTTGGGGAGATAAAGTTATCTCTAATCCAGTCATCAACGATCCAATTGCTGGCGGTCGAGCAGAAATTTCTGGAAGTTTTTCTGAACAAGAAGCGATCCGATTGGCAAACGTTATTTCTGAAGGAGCTCTTCCTATTCCTCTTTCTGTTTTGGAAATGCGATTCATTGGACCAACACTTGGTATTGAATCCATTGAAGTGGGTGTAAAAGCCGTAGCCATTGGATTCTTTTTGGTTATGATTTATATGATCTTCTATTACAGGTTAGGTGGGTTTATCGCAGATATCTCCCTTCTTGTCAATATTATCATTTTAGCAGCACTTCTCACTCTAATGGATTTTACCTTAACTCTTCCAGGGATTGCGGGTATCATTTTGACGGCAGGTATGGCCGTGGATGCGAACGTTATTATTTATGAAAGGATTAGGGAAGAAATAGAAGAGGGTCGGGCATTATCGATTGCGGTCACTCGTGGTTTTGAAAACGCATTCTGGACCATTATGGATGCAAACGTTACAACTCTAATTGCTGGGATTCTAATGATTCGTCTTGGAAATGGACCTATCAAGGGTTTTGCGATCACTCTTTGTTGGGGTATTGTTACCACTCTCTTTACATCTCTTTTCCTCTCTAGATTGTTTATGGAGTTAGCAGTAAATCGAATGGGTGTTCACCACTTAAATTTAAGACCTTTCTTCTTTGGGAAAAAGGAGACAACAAATGTATAA
- a CDS encoding SRP-less Sec system protein, whose product MKHLFLSFLVFCFFTSLFAQEGLDFLDKVNDKPKSTITKQKEEPSQTTTKKQTNVVNAVTTGTGKKKKSKKKSKQNQLTAESLPQNTNSVPNTNLTTTAVTEKSIPSLEKQPLVTEEEEVVNNGLWMDSTSSVEPTGLPGFSADLKIGKVESSQTETNPSANKETGKSFFNFSDFFAKYKKAMMILGIIILFAFYRLRSARPGSSSRSYRR is encoded by the coding sequence ATGAAACATCTCTTCTTAAGTTTCCTTGTATTCTGTTTTTTTACCTCCCTCTTTGCACAAGAGGGTTTGGATTTTTTAGATAAGGTGAATGATAAACCAAAATCTACAATTACCAAACAAAAGGAAGAACCTAGCCAAACCACAACGAAAAAACAAACTAACGTCGTGAATGCGGTAACAACTGGTACAGGAAAAAAGAAGAAATCAAAAAAGAAATCCAAACAAAACCAACTCACTGCGGAATCACTTCCGCAGAACACGAATTCGGTTCCAAACACCAATTTAACCACGACAGCGGTTACGGAAAAATCTATTCCTAGTTTAGAAAAACAACCTTTGGTAACAGAGGAGGAAGAGGTGGTAAATAATGGTCTTTGGATGGATTCAACTTCATCTGTGGAACCAACGGGACTTCCTGGTTTTTCTGCCGATTTAAAAATCGGTAAAGTGGAAAGTTCCCAGACAGAAACAAATCCATCTGCAAATAAAGAAACTGGAAAATCTTTCTTTAATTTCTCTGATTTTTTTGCTAAATACAAAAAAGCTATGATGATCCTTGGGATTATCATTCTCTTTGCTTTTTATAGACTTAGATCCGCTCGCCCGGGATCTAGCAGTCGTTCTTATAGAAGATAA
- the yajC gene encoding preprotein translocase subunit YajC, translated as MLNFNFLTPEILILAQEEGAKSSLQSLIIIPIMLVAMYFLVILPNKKEEKKRKEMITNLQKGDNVVTNSGLHGKIVEFKDNNETVVLSVAANTNITFETSAILKKKA; from the coding sequence ATGCTCAATTTTAACTTTTTAACACCAGAAATCCTAATCCTTGCCCAAGAAGAGGGTGCGAAGTCGTCCCTACAGTCACTTATCATCATTCCGATCATGTTAGTTGCTATGTACTTTCTTGTGATTCTTCCAAACAAAAAAGAAGAAAAGAAACGTAAAGAAATGATTACCAATCTTCAAAAAGGGGACAACGTTGTGACAAACAGTGGCCTTCATGGAAAGATTGTAGAATTCAAAGACAATAACGAAACAGTTGTTTTGAGTGTTGCTGCGAATACTAACATTACATTTGAAACTAGCGCCATTCTGAAGAAAAAAGCCTAA